A genomic window from Corynebacterium fournieri includes:
- the crtI gene encoding phytoene desaturase family protein — protein MTAQPKSAIVIGAGVAGMATAALLAREGIQTTVVEKLPTYGGRAGNETVGGFRFDTGPSWYLMPDAFDHFSSLFGKRTEDVLDLQPLTPAYRLFPETGEPIDVRSGRDNAAKLFDELEPGAGAKLLQYLDSAEETYNLALENFLYTNFRSLKPLARIRGQYARLARYLTEPLDSFVARRFTDTRLRQMLTYPSVFLSSHPSRTPSMYHLLSHTDLTQGVQYPMGGFAAVMDALYALAVEQGAAFRFSAEVAAIEDGGVVLIDGQRLPADLVISAADLHHTETHLLPKNKRTYKESWFAPRDPGLGTVLVMLGVEGEIPELAHHNFVFSEDWADDFDAVFDGPVASRPLGASESIYVSKPSATDPGVAPAGHENLFVLVPVPADPAIGHGDMYRGEASEQVRRIAEAAVAQIAQRCGVEGLDRRIVVKQTLGPSDFAERYHAWSGGSLGPAHTLRQSAFLRGSNRSRKMDNLLYAGATTTPGVGVPMCLISAENVLKRVRGDKTSGPLEPC, from the coding sequence ATGACTGCACAACCGAAGTCCGCGATCGTGATCGGCGCCGGGGTGGCCGGCATGGCCACTGCCGCGTTGCTGGCCCGGGAGGGCATCCAGACCACGGTGGTGGAGAAGCTGCCCACTTACGGCGGCCGCGCCGGCAATGAAACGGTGGGCGGGTTCCGCTTCGACACCGGGCCGAGCTGGTACTTGATGCCGGACGCGTTCGACCACTTCTCCTCGCTGTTTGGCAAGCGCACCGAGGACGTGCTGGACCTTCAGCCGCTCACGCCCGCCTACCGCCTTTTCCCGGAAACCGGTGAACCCATCGATGTGCGCTCCGGCCGCGACAACGCCGCCAAGCTCTTCGACGAGCTTGAACCGGGCGCCGGTGCGAAGCTTTTGCAGTACCTGGACAGCGCGGAGGAAACTTACAACCTCGCGCTGGAGAACTTCCTGTACACCAACTTCCGTTCCCTCAAGCCGCTGGCGCGCATCCGCGGCCAGTACGCCCGTTTGGCGCGCTACCTCACCGAGCCTTTGGACTCGTTCGTGGCGCGGCGCTTCACGGACACGCGCCTGCGCCAGATGCTGACGTACCCGTCGGTGTTTTTGTCCTCCCACCCGAGCCGCACGCCGAGCATGTACCACCTGCTCAGCCACACGGATCTGACGCAGGGCGTGCAGTACCCGATGGGCGGGTTCGCGGCGGTGATGGACGCGCTTTACGCACTCGCGGTGGAGCAGGGCGCGGCGTTTCGCTTCAGCGCGGAAGTTGCCGCGATCGAGGACGGGGGCGTCGTGCTTATCGACGGCCAAAGGCTCCCCGCCGACCTAGTCATCTCCGCCGCGGACCTCCACCACACCGAAACGCACCTTCTGCCGAAGAACAAACGCACCTACAAAGAATCTTGGTTCGCCCCGCGCGACCCGGGCCTGGGCACGGTGCTAGTCATGCTGGGTGTCGAGGGCGAGATCCCGGAGCTTGCGCACCACAACTTCGTGTTCAGCGAGGATTGGGCGGACGACTTCGACGCTGTCTTCGACGGTCCTGTTGCCAGCCGCCCGCTCGGCGCGTCGGAATCCATCTACGTGTCCAAGCCGTCCGCCACGGACCCCGGGGTGGCGCCGGCGGGCCACGAGAACCTGTTCGTGCTGGTACCCGTACCCGCGGACCCTGCCATCGGCCACGGCGACATGTACCGCGGCGAGGCCTCCGAGCAGGTGCGGCGCATCGCCGAGGCGGCGGTTGCGCAGATTGCGCAAAGGTGTGGGGTTGAGGGGTTGGACCGGAGGATCGTCGTCAAGCAGACGCTCGGCCCCTCGGACTTTGCGGAGCGCTACCACGCATGGTCCGGCGGGTCGCTCGGACCGGCGCACACGCTGCGGCAATCCGCGTTCCTGCGCGGGTCCAACCGGAGCCGGAAGATGGACAACTTGCTGTACGCCGGAGCCACCACCACACCTGGCGTTGGCGTGCCCATGTGCTTGATATCCGCTGAGAATGTGCTCAAGCGGGTGCGCGGGGACAAGACGTCGGGGCCGTTGGAACCCTGTTAG
- the metE gene encoding 5-methyltetrahydropteroyltriglutamate--homocysteine S-methyltransferase encodes MTTFPKATIEGYPRIGANRELKRALESYWAGRIDAETFRSTARALRVSNYNHLRDLGLTEDYAIPADVALYDQVLETALTVGLVPGGTDLDEEFALARGNDTRVPLEMTKWFDTNYHYLVPEISAGQDVTPAPERILRIVEEAAEAGHKVRPFLVGPVTLIALSKPAEWSLLPSLVEAYAEVFAALKNAGVEWIQIAEPAVVADLSTPDAEIAGHLREAWTELLGREDRPNVYLTTPYGSAREALPVLGELGVEALHVDLSPWTLQADADYPQRVRAQIPEPTHLVAGLIDGRNVWTANLRERTEVLESLGRPASVSTSTSLQHVPHTLKAERNIPVEVAPWLAFADEKLAEIQALVAGSDEAVEAFAQSDRAVRTRAESTTIHNSAVVDRVAALPEGQVKREPAFAERNKVQREELGLPTLPITTIGSFPQTAEIRKARADHREGTLTDADYTEALKAEIKQVIELQEEIGLDVLVHGEAERNDMVQYFAELLDGFVVTENGWVQSYGSRCTRPPIVVGDVSRPETMSVEWSAYAQSLSDKPVKGMLTGPVTILAWSFKRDDVPLSVSADQIGVALADEVRDLEAAGIKVIQIDEPALRELLPLRADDRAAYLDWAVRAFRLVALNAKPSTQIHTHLCYSEFGQIIDAVAGLDADVTSIEAARSKMELLEDIDDTFHSEIGPGVWDIHSPRVPSTEEIAGLLRAALEHVPTERLWVNPDCGLKTRGYAEVEPSLRNLVAARDEVVGGL; translated from the coding sequence ATGACCACCTTCCCCAAAGCCACCATCGAGGGCTACCCCCGCATCGGCGCCAACCGCGAGCTCAAGCGCGCGCTGGAAAGTTACTGGGCGGGCCGCATCGACGCTGAGACGTTCCGCTCCACCGCCCGCGCCCTGCGCGTGAGCAACTACAACCACCTGCGCGACCTGGGCCTGACCGAGGACTACGCCATCCCCGCCGACGTGGCGCTCTACGACCAGGTGCTCGAGACCGCGCTGACCGTCGGCCTCGTGCCGGGCGGCACCGACCTCGATGAGGAGTTCGCGCTCGCCCGCGGCAACGACACCCGCGTGCCGCTGGAGATGACCAAGTGGTTCGACACCAACTACCACTACCTCGTGCCGGAGATCTCCGCAGGCCAGGACGTCACCCCGGCGCCGGAGCGCATCCTGCGCATCGTGGAGGAGGCCGCGGAGGCCGGCCACAAGGTCCGCCCGTTCCTGGTCGGCCCGGTCACACTGATCGCCCTGTCCAAGCCGGCGGAGTGGTCGCTGTTGCCGTCGCTGGTGGAGGCGTACGCCGAGGTCTTCGCCGCCCTGAAGAACGCGGGCGTGGAGTGGATCCAGATTGCAGAGCCCGCCGTGGTGGCCGACCTGTCCACCCCGGACGCCGAGATCGCCGGCCACCTGCGCGAGGCCTGGACCGAGCTGCTCGGCCGCGAGGACCGCCCGAACGTGTACCTGACCACCCCGTACGGCTCCGCCCGCGAGGCCCTGCCGGTGCTGGGCGAGCTCGGCGTGGAGGCGCTGCACGTGGACCTGTCGCCGTGGACCCTCCAGGCGGACGCGGACTACCCGCAGCGCGTGCGCGCGCAGATCCCGGAGCCCACCCACCTGGTCGCCGGACTCATCGACGGCCGCAACGTATGGACCGCCAACCTGCGCGAGCGCACCGAGGTCCTCGAATCCCTCGGCCGCCCGGCGTCGGTGTCCACCTCCACGTCCCTGCAGCACGTGCCGCACACCTTAAAGGCCGAGCGCAACATCCCGGTGGAGGTCGCGCCGTGGCTCGCCTTCGCCGACGAGAAGCTCGCCGAGATCCAGGCGCTCGTGGCCGGCTCCGACGAGGCCGTCGAGGCGTTCGCCCAGTCCGACCGCGCCGTGCGCACCCGCGCCGAATCCACCACCATCCACAACTCCGCCGTGGTGGACCGCGTGGCCGCTCTGCCGGAGGGCCAGGTCAAGCGCGAGCCTGCCTTCGCGGAGCGCAACAAGGTCCAGCGCGAAGAGCTCGGCCTGCCCACCCTGCCGATCACCACCATCGGTTCCTTCCCGCAGACCGCGGAGATCCGCAAGGCGCGCGCCGACCACCGCGAGGGCACCCTTACCGACGCCGACTACACCGAGGCGCTCAAGGCCGAGATCAAGCAGGTCATCGAGCTGCAAGAGGAGATCGGCCTGGACGTGCTGGTCCACGGCGAGGCCGAGCGCAACGACATGGTGCAGTACTTCGCCGAGCTTCTCGACGGCTTCGTGGTCACCGAGAACGGTTGGGTCCAGTCGTACGGTTCCCGCTGCACCCGTCCGCCGATCGTGGTCGGCGACGTCTCCCGCCCGGAGACGATGTCCGTGGAGTGGTCGGCCTACGCGCAGTCGCTTTCCGACAAGCCGGTCAAGGGCATGCTCACCGGCCCGGTGACCATCCTGGCCTGGTCCTTCAAGCGCGACGACGTGCCCCTGAGCGTCTCCGCCGACCAGATCGGTGTGGCGCTGGCAGACGAGGTGCGCGACCTGGAGGCCGCCGGCATCAAGGTCATCCAAATCGACGAGCCAGCCCTGCGCGAGCTGCTCCCGCTGCGCGCCGACGACCGCGCCGCCTACCTGGACTGGGCCGTGCGCGCCTTCCGTCTGGTTGCCTTGAACGCGAAGCCGTCCACCCAGATCCACACCCACCTGTGCTACTCCGAGTTCGGCCAGATCATCGACGCGGTGGCCGGCCTGGACGCGGACGTCACCTCCATCGAGGCCGCACGTTCCAAGATGGAGCTGCTGGAGGACATCGACGATACCTTCCACTCCGAGATCGGCCCCGGCGTGTGGGACATCCACTCCCCGCGCGTGCCGTCGACGGAGGAGATCGCCGGCCTGCTGCGCGCTGCCCTGGAGCACGTGCCCACCGAGCGCCTCTGGGTCAACCCGGACTGTGGTCTGAAGACCCGCGGGTACGCTGAGGTCGAGCCGTCGCTGCGCAACCTGGTTGCCGCGCGTGATGAGGTGGTTGGCGGGCTGTAG
- a CDS encoding YhgE/Pip domain-containing protein produces the protein MSGLHIGSDFRKFAHGKLPPLALTAIFLLPLLFGGLFPWSYWDPLGNLYKLPVALVNSDEGENGQEVVDELLEQHPMDFQVVSAEEARDGIASGKYYLGLEIPTDFSEAVTSVKADDPHSAKINITLNETNGFIPTMLGDKAADAIASAVSDSVGGKVVEQLFVGINTLSDGVEKAADGAGQLDEGSHKARDGSQQLNEGGEKLNDGIQQLNDKVQQMPEAVGKLDGGVARLQDGATQLNDGLTTASGGADKLSGGLNQLQAGTQQLGDGATQIAGGVDKIAGFAGKINELQAALDDINANLNNVIADLDRSPIPGSKELADQARGVQLQINSGPLQAVSENNLVSQLMQLQAGAHELANQLSDPNAKYRGGVDSAVEGAKTLADGLKRLQNGSGTLLAGITTLKDGTGQLVVAANTATDATSRLAAGSNQLVVGLGDLNDGLVKLSDGTGELSMSLADGAEKAPSWEGDRLDKAIDAAAEPVGTQHVGDGLTFFGKGLSPFFLSLSLWFGVLIMYMIMPPFSRRAIDSGTNPLRALAYTMLPSFIIGFVQSIALWIMQVNLLDIQPEHPLALFGVMVLVSWVFVTAIMALNTALGPAPGRLATMALMSLQLVASNGLYPPEVQPAFIQWVHSWDPMRYSVDLVRYALFGTPESDPRMWTAVTVLLSVAALSIAISCVALWARRVWRMKDLHPELTV, from the coding sequence ATGAGTGGCCTGCACATCGGATCCGACTTTCGCAAGTTCGCCCACGGCAAGCTTCCGCCGCTTGCCCTGACGGCGATCTTTTTACTGCCGCTGCTGTTCGGCGGCCTGTTCCCGTGGTCGTACTGGGACCCGCTGGGCAACCTGTACAAGCTGCCGGTCGCGCTGGTCAACTCCGACGAGGGCGAAAACGGCCAGGAAGTGGTGGACGAGCTGCTGGAGCAGCACCCAATGGACTTCCAGGTGGTCAGCGCCGAGGAGGCCAGAGACGGCATCGCCAGCGGCAAGTACTACTTGGGCCTGGAGATTCCCACGGACTTCTCCGAGGCCGTGACCAGTGTGAAGGCGGATGACCCGCATTCGGCGAAGATCAACATCACGCTGAATGAAACCAACGGCTTCATCCCCACCATGCTGGGCGATAAGGCTGCGGACGCCATCGCCTCCGCCGTGTCCGACTCTGTGGGCGGCAAGGTGGTGGAGCAGCTGTTTGTGGGCATCAACACGCTGTCCGACGGTGTGGAGAAGGCCGCCGACGGCGCGGGCCAGCTCGACGAGGGCTCCCACAAAGCGCGGGACGGCTCGCAGCAGCTCAACGAGGGCGGCGAGAAGCTCAACGACGGCATCCAGCAGCTCAACGACAAGGTGCAGCAGATGCCGGAGGCCGTGGGCAAGCTCGACGGCGGCGTGGCGCGCCTGCAAGACGGCGCGACGCAGCTCAACGACGGCCTGACCACCGCGTCCGGCGGCGCCGACAAGCTGTCCGGCGGCCTAAACCAGTTGCAGGCCGGTACGCAGCAGCTTGGCGACGGAGCTACGCAGATCGCCGGCGGCGTGGACAAGATCGCCGGCTTTGCGGGCAAGATCAATGAGCTGCAGGCCGCGTTAGACGACATCAACGCGAACCTGAACAACGTCATCGCCGACCTGGACCGCTCCCCCATCCCGGGCAGCAAGGAGCTGGCGGACCAGGCGCGCGGCGTGCAGCTGCAGATCAATTCCGGCCCGCTGCAGGCCGTGTCGGAGAACAATCTGGTCAGCCAGCTGATGCAGCTGCAGGCCGGCGCGCACGAGCTGGCCAACCAGCTCTCCGACCCGAACGCGAAATACCGCGGCGGCGTGGACAGCGCCGTCGAGGGCGCCAAGACCTTGGCGGACGGCCTGAAGCGCCTGCAGAACGGCTCCGGCACCCTGCTGGCCGGCATCACCACGCTGAAGGACGGCACCGGGCAGCTGGTCGTCGCGGCGAACACCGCCACCGACGCCACCTCGCGCCTGGCCGCCGGCTCCAACCAGCTGGTGGTGGGCCTGGGCGACCTCAACGACGGTCTGGTCAAACTCTCCGACGGCACCGGCGAGCTTTCCATGAGCCTCGCCGACGGCGCCGAAAAGGCCCCGAGCTGGGAAGGCGACCGCCTGGACAAGGCCATCGACGCCGCCGCGGAGCCTGTGGGCACCCAGCACGTCGGCGACGGCCTGACCTTCTTTGGCAAGGGCCTAAGCCCGTTTTTCCTGTCGCTGTCCCTGTGGTTCGGCGTGCTGATTATGTACATGATCATGCCGCCGTTCAGCCGCCGCGCGATCGACTCGGGCACCAACCCGCTGCGCGCGTTGGCGTACACGATGCTGCCGTCGTTCATCATCGGCTTTGTCCAGTCCATCGCCCTGTGGATCATGCAGGTCAACCTGCTGGACATCCAGCCGGAGCACCCGCTGGCCCTGTTCGGCGTGATGGTGCTGGTGTCCTGGGTCTTCGTCACCGCCATCATGGCCCTGAACACGGCGCTGGGGCCTGCCCCGGGGCGCTTGGCCACCATGGCCCTGATGTCGCTGCAGCTGGTGGCATCCAACGGCCTGTACCCGCCCGAGGTGCAGCCTGCGTTTATCCAGTGGGTGCACAGTTGGGACCCGATGCGCTACTCCGTGGACCTGGTCCGCTACGCCCTGTTCGGGACGCCGGAAAGCGACCCGCGCATGTGGACCGCCGTGACCGTGCTGCTGTCTGTCGCCGCGCTGTCCATCGCGATCTCCTGCGTTGCCCTATGGGCGCGCCGCGTGTGGCGGATGAAGGACCTCCACCCCGAACTGACTGTTTAG
- a CDS encoding phytoene/squalene synthase family protein yields MADKAAAQVIARYSTSFSLATKALAKPDRTHIRNLYAVVRIADEIVDGAADQANECPETALDLYEEQVLHAPSHRFHTDPVLHAWARTHRACNIDNSHVEAFFASMRADLTQTEFTPEELDTYIYGSAEVIGLICLDIFLRGRDTPDRPVLEDGARALGSAFQKVNFLRDLGEDRRALGRAYFGTQLDDALKTSLTNDINAELDRAQQAIALLPRSVRGGVAAAEALFRELNSMIAATPAAQLQTTRISVPNHRKLALTARALKKAARQ; encoded by the coding sequence ATGGCGGACAAAGCGGCGGCGCAGGTGATCGCGCGGTATTCCACAAGCTTTTCCCTGGCCACGAAGGCGTTGGCAAAGCCGGACCGCACGCACATCCGCAACCTGTACGCCGTGGTGCGCATTGCGGACGAGATTGTGGACGGCGCAGCAGACCAGGCCAACGAGTGCCCGGAAACCGCCCTCGACCTGTACGAGGAGCAGGTGCTCCACGCGCCGAGCCACCGTTTCCACACGGATCCGGTGCTGCATGCGTGGGCGCGCACGCACCGCGCGTGCAACATCGACAACAGCCACGTGGAGGCGTTTTTCGCCTCCATGCGCGCGGATCTGACGCAAACGGAGTTCACGCCGGAGGAGTTGGATACCTATATATATGGCTCGGCTGAGGTGATCGGGCTGATCTGCCTGGACATTTTCCTGCGCGGCCGCGACACCCCGGACCGCCCCGTGCTGGAGGACGGCGCCCGTGCGCTCGGCAGCGCGTTTCAGAAGGTCAATTTCCTGCGCGACCTGGGGGAGGACCGTCGTGCGCTGGGGCGTGCGTACTTTGGCACCCAGCTTGACGACGCCCTAAAGACCTCCCTGACCAACGACATCAACGCTGAGCTGGACCGCGCCCAGCAGGCCATCGCGCTTCTGCCGCGGTCTGTGCGCGGGGGAGTGGCCGCCGCCGAGGCTCTGTTTCGGGAGCTCAACTCCATGATCGCGGCAACACCGGCAGCGCAGCTGCAGACGACGCGCATCAGTGTGCCCAACCACCGCAAGCTGGCCCTTACGGCCCGCGCTCTGAAGAAAGCTGCACGACAATGA
- a CDS encoding TetR/AcrR family transcriptional regulator, protein MRADARAKRDQIITAALVQIGSRPSSEITLEGIAADAGVGIATLYRHFPTRAALYDACAIVFLDRIETLLDATLDGFEEDPVARFESFVWTLVESGVGILAAALAADSSTGGVVERRDAFMDKVQLLIDAAAPHGIIAPGQSPMQLATELIVATRPLAAPLAGILPDVRDRLVRHLMVGWRTTA, encoded by the coding sequence ATGCGCGCAGACGCACGCGCGAAGCGGGACCAGATCATCACCGCTGCGCTGGTTCAGATCGGCTCGCGGCCGAGCTCCGAGATCACGCTCGAGGGCATTGCAGCCGATGCGGGCGTGGGCATTGCCACCCTCTACCGTCACTTTCCCACCCGCGCCGCGCTCTACGACGCCTGCGCGATCGTCTTCCTCGACCGCATCGAGACACTCCTCGACGCCACACTCGACGGCTTCGAGGAGGACCCCGTCGCACGCTTCGAGTCCTTCGTGTGGACGCTGGTGGAATCCGGCGTGGGCATCCTCGCCGCCGCCCTCGCCGCCGACAGCTCCACCGGCGGGGTAGTGGAGCGCCGCGACGCGTTCATGGACAAGGTGCAGTTGCTTATCGACGCCGCAGCCCCCCACGGCATCATCGCCCCAGGCCAGTCGCCCATGCAGCTGGCCACCGAGCTCATCGTGGCCACCCGCCCGCTAGCCGCCCCGCTCGCCGGGATTCTGCCCGACGTGCGCGACCGGTTGGTGCGCCACCTCATGGTGGGGTGGCGCACCACCGCCTAG
- a CDS encoding methylenetetrahydrofolate reductase: MFEASPSTRVSASAPLDREGTPLIRRPRPKRQRTALSFEIIPPRPTDDPAKIDRLIAGLAAYNPDYVSVTSSRRSEWLEGTAGLISRIAETTDLRPIAHLACTAGTREEMAEWVRVLIDAGVRGFLALRGDLPDTGLPADHLQYATDLLNLIQDVQEEEAFHLAAGKLALSVACYPKGHAESRNLDHDLDVLLTKQRLGADFAITQLFFEAQDFLDFVEVARLAGVRIPLIPGIMPMTSLKRVRRMGELSGLEVPLGVEKQLLEADDEYEAGMQLTANLAREILDAGAGGLHVYTHNNLDVTRDFLDRIGIDE, translated from the coding sequence ATGTTCGAAGCCTCTCCTTCGACCAGGGTTTCCGCCTCGGCACCGCTGGACCGCGAGGGCACGCCCCTGATCCGCCGCCCCCGCCCGAAACGCCAGCGCACCGCGTTGAGCTTCGAGATCATCCCGCCGCGTCCGACGGACGATCCGGCGAAGATCGACAGGCTCATCGCGGGCTTGGCGGCGTACAACCCGGACTACGTCTCCGTGACCAGCTCCCGGCGCAGCGAGTGGCTTGAAGGCACCGCCGGCCTGATCTCCCGCATTGCGGAGACCACCGACCTGCGCCCGATCGCGCACTTGGCCTGCACCGCGGGCACGCGCGAAGAGATGGCCGAGTGGGTGCGGGTGCTTATCGACGCCGGCGTGCGCGGATTCCTCGCCCTCCGCGGCGACTTGCCCGACACCGGCCTGCCGGCGGACCACCTCCAATACGCCACGGACCTGCTCAACCTGATCCAGGACGTGCAGGAGGAAGAGGCGTTCCACCTCGCCGCCGGCAAGCTGGCCCTGTCCGTGGCCTGCTACCCGAAGGGGCACGCGGAATCGCGCAACTTGGACCACGACCTGGACGTGCTGTTGACCAAGCAGCGCCTGGGCGCGGACTTCGCCATCACCCAGCTCTTCTTCGAGGCCCAGGACTTCCTGGACTTCGTGGAGGTGGCGCGGTTGGCGGGCGTGCGCATCCCGCTCATCCCCGGGATCATGCCCATGACCTCGCTCAAGCGCGTGCGGCGCATGGGGGAGTTGTCGGGGCTGGAGGTGCCGTTAGGCGTCGAGAAGCAATTGCTCGAAGCCGACGACGAGTACGAGGCCGGCATGCAGCTCACCGCCAACCTGGCGCGCGAGATCTTGGACGCCGGCGCGGGCGGACTTCACGTCTACACACACAACAACCTGGACGTCACGCGGGACTTCCTGGACCGCATCGGAATAGACGAATAG